GTGGGGTAACCAGCCCGGTTTTCGTATTGATTTCGTGTAAACCGCCCCCTTCGGTAACCGCCCATAATTGGTCCGTATCACCCTCACATACACTCGTAATGATACTGTTTCGAAAACTGTGTTCTGGCTGCCGGGGATTAGGCTGAAAGACAGTAAACGTAGCGCCGTCATACTTTGCCAAGCCCTCCTGGGTACCAAACCACATGTAGCCCTGCCGATCCTGAAGAATACAATTGATCGAATTGCTGGGAAGCCCGTCTTTGATGGATAGATGCTCAAATTGATTGGCGATGGGGTACTGCCGGAGCGTTGAATGGGCCCTACCCGGAGCAGGGTATGATTGGGCCAATGCCTGCACAAGTGGCATGAGCAGGAAGGCAAGAAAGTAGGGGCGCATTCAAGAAGGAGGTTAAGCTTCCTTAAAAGTAAGTATATTTACTTGCAATCCACCCAAGAAGAAACTTGCTTAGTAAAAACTTCAAAAGCTATTTGACAGGTGGTTCTGCCAACCATTTTCTGAGCATAAAGTAACATCGAGTAAGTAAATTTCGCTAATCCAGTCCTCTATCTACTTGTTGGGGTATTCGACCCTGACTCCCTCACGTTCAGACAAAGCATTAGATACCTGGCGTTTCAATTTCGATCAGAAAATGGCCCATCGCTGCTATTTAATGAACGCACAATTACCTTGAGACCAATCAATTATTCGTATTTGCTGACTTGCTAAAATCGTCCACGAAAACGTCCCAATAAATGATTTTAGTACAAGACAAAACGTAGAGTTTTTCCATTAAGGGCGATTGACCAATGGTGTCTTTGCATCCGTTCTAACTTGTAAAAACGGTTGTCAATAACTGCTCGTAACTTAAGCCCCGATACCGCGAGTTCAGTTACCAGCGACCTCCTATCAGTATCTATTACTTGACAAAGCGCCGTTTACTCGTGGCAGTGGGGGTAGGAAAATCCGGGGGAATGGGAATGTCGACTTTGCCGGTGGCAGCCCACTGAGCCCCCCGCAGCAGGCAAGTGATGAACCCAACGCACTCAACCGAATAATCCATATGACCCAGAGGGGTATGAAAAATTCGCCCTTTCCCATAGTTGATCGTCATCAACATAGGTTCATGGCGATCGGTGCCTTTATTGTCTTTCGATGAGTACGCCGTGGCCAGCACACGCATGTGCTCGGCAGGCCCGCGCAGGCGGTCGTACAGTTCGTCTTTGGTGTGCATCCAGGTGAGCGGCATGCCTTTGGTAATGGGGTGGTTTGTCTGCCGAACCGTCAAGAGAATCTCCTGCTGCGCCCCGTGCGATCCGGCCAGCCCGGCCTGGGCGTCTCTAACTAGTTTTCCTTCATGGTTATAATATACATAGGGGCCGTCTTTTTCGGTACGATCGCCCCAGCCACCTAGGCCGATCATTTTGTTGTAGGCGGGCCAATGTGGAAACGAGTTGTCGGCCGCATGGATGACGACAAGACCACCCCCCTTTTTGATAAAGTGGTCAAAATCACGTTGCGTCTGATCGGACCAGGGGGCGGCATGCCAGCCAAAATTGCAGACGACCAAGTCGTAACTGGAGAAGTCGGGATGGAAGCTCGAGTCAGCTCGAGCGATGGGTAAGGCTTTGGTTGCCCGGACACTCGGAATTTTATAGTCGTCCATCAACTCCTGGCCATTCCAGGTATAATACGAGCGCTGTACATCGACCGAAAACTTACCTGTTTCTTCCAGGTAACGCTTCATCATAAAGGTGATTTTGGGCCATTGTTCGTGGGTATTCTGTCCATCGACGATGAGTGTGCGAATGATTGAATGCTTTCCTTTTTGGGGTGACTGAGCCAGAAGAGCATAGGCACTAAGGAGCATCAGCAGTAGACTAGCGACTAGCGGTTTCATGAACGTTTCGTGGTTAAGGGAGTGGGGCATAACAGCGCCGGGACAGCCCCACGTTATACGCCCATTCAGGCGATAGTCTTAAAAACAAGTACGGGCTTGAATATACTTTAGTTTGGTGCTGGCTCTCCCTATCCTACGGCAGCAAATGACTTCATTCTCTCAACTCAGGTGGATGCCATCAGCGTTTATCTTCCAGATTCTATTTGATACCGCTTAAACCAGAAATTGCCTTGAAGAAGTGAGGAAAATAATTGGTCAAACAAAAGCTTCGATGAATACTGGATAAGACATTACCGACTGACAAGCTGTGTTTTAACGGGTGCCCGGTCGGCGAGGTCTTCGCTGGCCGTTTTCAGGATAACGTCACCCGCCTTTAGATCACCAAATATTTGCATTTGACCCGCCGAATCGTCGCCTTTCTGGACACTCACCCGAACGGCTTTACCAGCCACCACTTTCTGAACAAATGTCTGATCCAGCGTACTGATGACAGCGGATTTGGGTACGTACAAGCTCCCCTCACGGGAGGAGCTTACGGGCAAACGAACCGAAGCAAACATACCGGGTTTTAACTTACCGCCTTTATTCTGAAAATCGATTTCGACCAGTTCCGAACGGGTTTCGGGCCGCACGCTGTTGGCGATGCGATTGATCCGTCCCGTAAAGGTTTGATTCGGAAAGCTACGAACCGAAAATTGAACCGGATTGCCCCGGCGAATATCACCCAGGTACGCTTCTGGAACCGCGATGCGCAGGCGTAGCCGGTCGAGTTGTTTGATTTTCAGCATGGGGACGCCGTTCTGCCCGCCCGGCCCGACAAAAGCACCCGGCGACAGGCGACGGTCGGTAATAACACCCGTGAAGGGAGCCGTAATTTTGAGATAACTCACCAGTTGCTGCACCGAACTATAATGGGCATTAGCCGCCACGACGCCCAGACTATCCGATATGGCTTTGGTTCGGGCCGTTTCCAGATCGACGGGCGAAATGGCTCCTAATGTGCGGCTGGTCCGCAGTACGCGCAGAAAAATGCCTTTACTGGCTCCGTAAACGGCTTCAGCGGCTTTCACTTTCGAATACGCTTCGGTCAGGTTGGCCGTCAGTTCGGGGGCTTCCAGCTCGGCCAGGACCTGCCCTTTCCTGACTTGATCACCAATATCGACGTGCAGCGCTTTGACGTAGCTACTAACGCGAGGGTACAGGTCCGTTTCGTAATAGCTTTCCAGCTCACCCGGCAGGTTTAGCTCCGATGCGGGCCGGGAAGCCGCCACCCGAATGGCTTCGTACCGAATTTCTTCCTCAACGGGCGCTTCGTCCATCCGGCTTTTTTCGGCGGATGAGTTACCGCACTGGCTCAACAGAAATCCCATACCGGTAATAAGCGCTACGTGCAAACCAAGGCGGAGAACAGAATATAGATGCATAATTTTGATCGGCTGGTTAGTAGGTAAGTGTGGTTTCGGTCGACTCAGCAGGTACTCTGGAATTACCATCGTAGACTGTACTGGTCGGATCATCCGGGTCAAGGGAGGGCGAATCGAACGCTGTTTTACGTTGTATGGCCGCAAAAACGACGGGTAGAATCAGCAGAGCCGCAATCGTCGAAAAAAACAGACCCCCAATCACGGCCCGACCCAGCGGAGCGGTTTGTTCGCCGGACTCACCCAGCCCACTGGCCATCGGAATCATCCCGGCAATCATGGCCAGGGCAGTCATTAAAATCGGTCTTAGCCGGGCGGCCCCCGCCACCCGCGCAGCCGCCCGGGCATCCCGGTACCGTAGCCGCAGGGATTCGGCGTTGGTCACCAGCAACAACGCATTCGCCACCGACACGCCCACTGACATGATAATGCCCATGTAGGATTGCAGATTCAGCGTCTGACCCGTTACTAAAAGCAGCGTGAGTGAGCCCGCCAGCACGGCCGGAATGCTAACCAGCACGACGCTGGCCACTTTAAAAGATTGATAGTTGGCCGCCAGCAACAGAAAGATTACGACAATGGCCAGCCCTAGTCCGAATTGCAGGCTGCTGAGTGTTTCCTGAAGCAGTTGCGCCAATCCCCGTAATTCAACCACGGAGCCTTTCGGTGGATCGCCAGCCGCTGCGATTGCCGCCTGTACATCCCGCGTGGCCGTGCCTAAATCCTGGTTATTGATGTTGGCCGATACGGTAATGATCCGCCGGGGACCAATGCGGTCGTATTGACCCGGCACGGTCGTGGGCGTAATCGTCGCTACGTCGCCAAGGGTGGGCCGCATTTGCCCTTTTACCAGGGGAATAGCCTGAATATCAGCCACCGATTTCATCTGATCCTGCTCTAACTGAATTTGCACCTGATAGGCAAATCCTTTCGATTGATCGAGCCATAGATTTTTCGCGGTGAAACGGCTGGACGACGTCGCGGCCACCAGCGATTTGGAAATCTCATCGGTACTCAGACCCAGTTGAGCGGCCCGCTCGCGGTCCACCTGAATCTTTACCGTCGGATAACTAAGCGGCTGGTTGATGCGCAGATCACGCAGGTACGGAATCTCGTGCAAACGGGCCAGCAATTTATTGGCGTAGTGCTGACCTTCTGTAAGGTCTTTGCCGCCCACCAATACTTCGATGGGCGTTTGGGCCCCCTGACTCATAATCTTATCGGTCAAATCGATGGGTTCAAACGACAACTGGACGTTGGGCATCTGCTGACGAACCCGCTGACGGATCTGTTCTTTCAGCGCGTCCATCGACTCGACCGGATACTCCTCCGAGAGATTAATTTGCAGAACGGCTTCGTGCGGCCCGGAGTTGAATACATACAGCGCACTGGTGCCGTAACTGGAGGGCGTCATCCCCACAAAGGCCGATGAAATAGACACATTTTTGGCTCCCACAATCGCATCAATCTGCTTAATCACCCGCTTGGTCAGCTCTTCCGTCCGTTCGATGCGTAGACCCTGTGGCCCCACGATCCGCAGCTGAAACTGGTGCGCGTGAGTTTGCCGGGGCATCATATCCTGGCCAATCTGGGTGAAGCCGACGCCGATCATGAGCGCACAAACCAATACATAAACGCTGATGACCAACGTTCGATGGCCCATCAATCTATCTAGCAACCGTAGATAGCCTAGCTTGAAGCGCTCAAAACCGGTTATTTTTTCGGGATGCTTTTCTTCGTATATTTCTTGCTGGGTTTCGGGCTGATGATTCAGATCGGGCAGGATGCTTAGCTCGTGTAGGCTGGCGTGTTGGTGGTTTTTGAGCCACCAGTTAGCCACTACCGGCACAAACACTTGCGAGAGTACATAGGAGACAATGATCGAAAAGCCAACCGATAGTGAGAGCGGTAGGAACATGCCCCGAGGTACGCCCGTCATCAGAAAAGCCGGGGCGAAAACGGCCAGAATACAGAGCGTAATGAGCAGCAGTGGAAACGACATTTCCTGACAGGCATCCAGAATAGCGCGGGCTTTGGGTTTTCCCATCTCCAGGTGCTGGTGAATGTTTTCAATCACCACCGTTGCCTGATCGACCAGAATGCCGATGGCCAGCGCCAGACCCGACAGGGTCATAATATTGATAGTCTGTCCCGTCAAGTTGAGCAGCAAAATAGCGCTCAGAATCGACACCGGAATCGTCAGAATAACAATCAGCGAACTGCGCCAGTCGCCCAGAAACAGCAGCACCATCAGGCCCGTCAAGATAGCGCCTAATCCTCCCTCAACGGCCAGACTATGCACGGCCTGCGTGACGTAGACCGACTGGTCAAATTCGTAGGTGAGCTGCACATCATCGGGCAGTAACGCTTTCATTTCGGTGAGTTTGGCTTTCAGCGCGCTCACAACGCTCATCGTAGAGGCATCGGCGCTTTTAGTGACCGGAATATAAACCGACCGTTTGCCGTTGACCAGCGCGTAGCCTACGGGTATGTCGGTGGCGTCTTCTATTGTTGCGACATCCCGCAGAAACACGGTTGGCCCAACCCCTTTCCGTAAGGGAATGTTCATAAACTCCCCTACTTTGTCGAGTACCGTATTACTGGGCGTCATGACGGTATAATCGCCCATCTGAACGCTACCCGCAGGAGAAATCTGGTTGTTTTTGACCACCGACTGCACAATTTCGTCAGGGGTCAACTCATAGCTGCGCATCCGTTCGGGATCGACTTTCACCACCACGGTTCGTTCGTTACCCCCGAATGGCGGAGGAGCGGATGCGCCTGGAATCTGTGAAAACAGGGGGCGAATACGGGTCGAGGCCAGATCCTGCATCTCGCCCAGCGATGCCCGGCGGCTGCTGAACACTAATTGGCCTACGGGCAGGCTCGACGCGTCGAATCGCACAACCGTGGGCGGCACGGTGCCGGGCGGCAGGTAGTTCATCACCCGACTCACCTGATTGGCTACTTCGCCCGATACCTGGGCCATATTAACGTCTTCGTAAAACGTACATTTCACTAGACACAGGCCCTGAATATTTTTCACCTCCACCGCTTTAATGCCCGATACGTAGAGCAACTGATTCTGGTACCGAGTCGCAATAAATCCCTCCATCTGAGCGGGGGTCATACCCCCGTAGGGCTGGGCAATGTAAATCGTGGGCAGGTTAAGCCGGGGAAAAATATCGACCGGAACCTGGAGCAGAGCCAGCACCGCAAACAGCACAACACCCGCCAGTGCGACGATCACCGTAATAGGTTTGGTTAAGGCAGCTTTGATCATGATCGTTTAGCGGGGAAGTTGTTGAAGGAAGGAATCTAAATCACCGACCGTAGCGGCCCGAAGCAGCAGCGCCCGCCAGACACTATTGGTCACCAGTGCCTGATCGACCTCAGCCCGGTTGAGCAGCGCACTCGTTTGGGTCAGCGCCTGAATATTGTCCAGACCCGATTCATAGCGGGCCTGCGATTGAATATACGCCTGCTGGGCGGCATCCAGTTGCAGAGGGGCCTGCTGGGCGCGGGCCTGCGCCAGTTGCAGCTGGAGAATGGCGTTTTGACTAGCGGCCTGAATCCCCAGTGCCTGCTGGTCGTAGGCTTGCTGACTGGCATTAACCCGTTCCTTTTGGGCCGACAGCGCATATTTAGTTCGCCATAAGTCGGTGGGCCGCCAGATGGCCGTCACCCCAAGTATATAATTATAAGATCGTAAGGGTAAGCCAGCACCCAGCGAAGGATCGATTCGGAACGTCCCGTCGGGCTGAGCCTGTTCACTGATGCCCGAGCCGCGTCCCTGAAGCGATCCCAGCACCGAAATGGAGGGTAGTGCCCCCGCCTTTAGCAAGGTTTCATTCGCCCGACCCAGTTCAATCGTCTTTTGGAAGACTCGTAATTGGGGGTGAAGGGCCGGATTGCTGCCGGGCGCCAGGGGCAGTTGAGGGAGCTGGTTATAAAACGCCATAGAGTCCAGTTGCGCGGTCGGATTGGGCTGACCAATCAATTCGGTTAACCGAAGTACCTGTTGCTGAGCTACCTGCTGACTCTCCAGCACTTGCAGCCGGGCCCGGGCCACTTCGGCATTGGCCACGGCACTGTCGATGCCTGGTCGTAGGCCACCCTCCGTACTGGCCCGAATGATCCGCTGAAGCTCCTGCGCCCGTTGAAGATTGGCGGTTTGGATGTCCACCGATTTTTTGGCATTCAGCGCTAACAGATAGGCGTCACAAACCCGTACCTGGTGAGTGAACAGTTCCCCTTCATAATCAGCGTTCGCCTGTTCAATCGCCAATCGGGCCTGACTCCGCCGGGCCTGCCGGCGACCAAACGTAATGGCTTCCCAATCCACGACCATCGACACCCCGCTGGTCCAGGTAGCCTGGTTATTAAATCCATCGGTCCGTACGCCCGATATCGGCAGCAGCAGCCCCCCATTGGACACGTAGGCTCCGCGAACCTGATTGGAGGTAGCATTCAAGGTCTGCGCCTGCACACCGGCCTGGGGCAACAGGGCCAGGTTCAACATCTGGGCATCGGCTTCGGCAGCCCGAATGGTGGCTTGTTTTCCGCGCAGGCTGGGGTAACTGGTCTGGGCCATTTCCAGTGCTTCAGGTAGCGTAATCCGGTTTGATGAACCAGCCGGATTGACGGCCGATTGTGCCAGACTTTGACCAGTCCAGCAACTAATCAAGTAAGGTAGTAGCCAAAAATATCGTTTATTTCCGCTGAGCATGCGCCTTTTCGATGAATAAGGTCAAAGCTACCGGCAGGAGATTAGAGCGAAATTAGAGCCAGATTAGATGTTATTAGAGAGTATTATACCCGATGCAACGGCAGGATGACTTCGGTGAGGGTGCCTCCACCGGGGCGCGGCCGTAGACGGAGCCGCCCCTGGTGCAGGGAAATAATGCGATGGGCCAGGGTCAACCCAATCCCGAACCCATCGATGGCCTGTACGTTAGACCCGCGGACCAATGGCAGTAACACCCGATCCTCTTCACCCGGCGTCAGGCCGATACCCCGGTCTTCGATGCGGACACGAACCCTTTCTTCGGTATCCATTTCCAGCAGCAGCGTAACGGGCTGCCCATCGGAGTATTTGGCCGCATTGTCCAACAGATTCAGCAGGGCTGTTTTGAGCAGGTACGCGTTACCCCATACCGTAACGGGCATTGGCTGTTCGAGGATACCATCGCTGAGTTGAACGGACAAGGCTTGCCCGACGCGTTGCTTGCCCAGGGTATCAGCCGCATCGAGCACCATGTCGACCAGTTCGAGGGGTTGGCGGTCGAGCTGCGCATCAACGCCATCAATGCGGGCCAGTTGCAGCAGACCATTGGCTAACGCAGTCAGTTTGTCCAGTTCACTAACCGCTTTAGCCATACCCCGCTTGATATTATCGGCGTCGCTGTCATACAAAATGGACGTTTCCAGCCAGCCCTTAATCGTCGTTAGCGGGGTGCGTAGTTCGTGCGAAGCCTGAGCAATAAAGGAACGTTGATTCTCTACCAGCCGCTCCTGCCGGGTGAGCAAGTCATTGAAGGCCTGGGCCAGTACGCCTACTTCGTCCTGCGGATTATCAGCCTGGAGCCGGAAGGGCAATGGACTGGCTGCGGGCGTATTAATCTGATCGATCAGGTTGTTGAGCGGTTTGAGGGCCTGCCGGGAAAAGACGTATCCCAGCAAAATCACCAGGCCAATAGCCACCACATTACCCCCGATAAACAGGTCGCGCAGATCCTTCTGGCGCTGATACCCATCCTGATCATAGGCGGTAGCAATGGCTACGTATTGCCGGCCATCGGGAGCGGGCGAGACACCCGCGTAGGTCAGCGCGACGCCATCTTTGGGGTAGGTATGGCCGGGACTCTTGTAGCTAAACCGAATCAGCCGCTCGCGCCGAACGCGCTGCCGAAATGCAGCCGAGGCCACAAAATCGTTGGCTGGCTGACTGGCATACATCAAACTGTCGGCGGGGGAATAAACAAACTCAACCTGCTCGGGCATGGACGTAATGACACTACCTGCCACCGCTCCTTTAAGTGTCAGCAATTGCTCGGTGACGCGGGCTTTGCGCGCCAGCCGGTCCTCAATGGATCGCTGGCGGAAATTGGCGTAGGTACTATAGACATAGACCGAAAAAATGAGCAGAATACTCGCCACCAGAGTGGAGAACCAGAGAATGAGCTTGTGTTTGATCTGCATAGCTAGCCGCGTAAAACGTAGCCCATGCCCACAATGGTATGCAACAGCTTCGGGCTGAACTCTTTATCGATTTTTTTGCGCAGGTAATTGATATACACCTCAATTACATTGGTATTGGTATCAAAATGCAGGTCCCACACTTTTTCAGCAATGTCGACCCGGCTCACGGTTCGTCCCTGATTGATCATCAGGTACTCCAGTAAGGCATATTCACGGGCCGTCAGGTCGATACGCTGACCCGCCCGGGTAACCGAATGCCCTTCGGTATCAAGTACCAGATCCGCTACTCGAAGTATTGTTTTCATACCCGTAAAGTCACTGTTTCGCCGGGCCAGTGCTTTGATCCGCAGCATCAGCTCACGAAATTCGAAGGGTTTCACCAGGTAGTCATCGGCCCCCGCCCCGAATCCATTTTCTTTATCGGGCAGACTATCCAGCGCCGTTAGTAGCATAATCGATTGGCGGGGCGAATCCCGCTTGATATAGCGACACAGCTCAAAGCCGTTGATATACGGCAGGTTAACATCCAGTACAATGACGTCGTAAGTATTGTTGTCCGCCAAACTCTTGCCGACCACGCCATCGTAAGCCAGATCAATTTCATAGCCTTCACTCTCTACCCCCTTACGAATGAACGAGGCCAGACTTACTTCGTCTTCAACAAGTAGGATCTTCATAAGGCTATAACTTGAGGGGTCATGCTGCGTAAGGACACCGTATTGTAAGAATTTAACAAAAGTAAACCACTTGCCCGTTAAAATTAGAAAGCAGTCCATGCATACGTGTGCTTGGCTGTTTACCCGCTCTCGCCAGTATTGATTGACAACGCTACTAGTCAGGTCTATCTTTTGAGAAATAACCTGATTCGTCGTAGCCAGGCGGGCAGTTGTATTTCAGTAGGTTGGCCACTCGATTTTAAGTTGCCGATTGGCTTCCCGGGTTCAGCCGCCAGGGCCTCTGATTTAGGGATGACTAATCGCTGGGAAGCGTATAAGCTTTGATGACCCGACATCAGAAAACTAATAACACAGGACACGGCTGCATAAGGCGCAACGGTCGCGCCAAACAACTCAATCGCCAGGATGCTCGACGCAATGGGTGTATTGGTTGTCCCGGCTAAAAGACTTACGAATCCGATAGCCGCGAACGTAGATTGGTCTGCCCCAACCAGGTCAGAAAAAAAGCTTCCCGCCGTAGCACCGATAAACAGGATCGGTGTAATGACACTGCCACTCCGGCTAATGCTTAAAGTAATAATCGTAAACAAAGCTTTAAGCAGAAACGCATACGGGCTCACCTGTAGCCCTTTGATGCAGTCTTCCATCAGATTCAGACCCAGCCCCAAGTAGTCCCGTGAAAACGTAAGGGTTAAGCCAACAAGAATAAGTCCGCCCAATAAGCCTTTCCAGGGTCGCCAGAGCGGAAGTGAATTGGTAAATGCTGTACTTTGCCGAATAGCCCGAATCAGGGTGTAGGCGCACAGGCCAAAAAAGAGCCCCCCCGCCAGAAGCTGAATGAAAAAGCCCTGACCAAAAGCCGGAATAAACGTCAGAGGATAGTAAAAGAAGGTGACACCCAGGGCCGACGAAACCTGATAGGCAGTAAGAGAAGCAATGAAGGCGGGTAGTAACACGTCATAAAAAATAACCCCAACGGCCAGCACCTCGATCCCAAATAAAGCCCCCGCCATGGGCGCGCCGAAGACACAGGCAAATCCAGCGCAAAAGCCGCAGAGGACCATCTTCCGGCGATCAGCATCATCGACTCGAAACAGGTTGGCGCACACGCTGCCGATGCCCGCCCCAATCTGGGCGCAGGGGCTTTCTTTTCCCGCCGAGCCCCCCGTGGCCAGTATCAGGACCACATTAACGACTTTCGTTGGGATAAAACTACCCTCCAGTTTACCGTAGTGTTTATTGATTGCGTCAATCAGGGTATCGGTTCCCAAGTGTCTTTTCAGAACGAACTGGCTGAGCAGATTGGCGAGAAAAAAACTCAGCGGCAACAGATAAAAAATCCGTTGGTAGTGATTGCTTTGCTCAATGACGTAGTGAAGAAAGAGAATAAATCCCGACGCGACAAAACCAACCAGACAACCGATGAGGCTGGCAATAAATAGCCATTTAAGGACTGTAAAAAAAAGGATCAGTTCATCATTGACGCGCATCAGGATGTAAACTTGAGAATGACATCCTCAGTTTAATGGGATTCAGGGAAGCTGAGTTTTCTTTACTTATAGTGCGTATAGTGTGAAAGCTGACTGGACGTTCCTATTGTTTTTGTATATGCAGTCAACTTACCTAGTATTAGAATTAGCTAGCCAACCATTTTTTTAGTTAAAATCCGTATAGTAAAAGGAAGGAAGGTGCCTTTGTTAAATAAAGAAACGTGTAGACTATCAATTAAATAAAGTCTTAATTATTGCAAAGGGAACCGTCCATGAAAACGTCGGTTTCTCACTCAGGCCAAGGCAAGCGACAATTACTCGTAAATGTCGCACAAACTCATCGCCACGATGAGAACAAGCAGTTGATTAGTGAGACGGCAATTTGAGATTGCTACTAATGTCCGGGTAGAACTTCTGGGAGGGAGATAGGCTGTTTGGGGAAAACGGGCGTTAAATAAGAGGGTGATAGACATTTAGCCCTGGTTGTTAACTTTTTGAAAGGCGCGTAAAATAACAAATGATAACTTAGGGGTCTGACCTTCATCGACTACCTATGTCTAGTTCGCTTCGTTGCGCTATCGTTGAAGACGAACCTCTGGCTCAGCAACTGCTTCAAAAATACATTCGCCGAATTTCATCGC
The genomic region above belongs to Spirosoma agri and contains:
- a CDS encoding response regulator transcription factor, translating into MKILLVEDEVSLASFIRKGVESEGYEIDLAYDGVVGKSLADNNTYDVIVLDVNLPYINGFELCRYIKRDSPRQSIMLLTALDSLPDKENGFGAGADDYLVKPFEFRELMLRIKALARRNSDFTGMKTILRVADLVLDTEGHSVTRAGQRIDLTAREYALLEYLMINQGRTVSRVDIAEKVWDLHFDTNTNVIEVYINYLRKKIDKEFSPKLLHTIVGMGYVLRG
- a CDS encoding TolC family protein → MISCWTGQSLAQSAVNPAGSSNRITLPEALEMAQTSYPSLRGKQATIRAAEADAQMLNLALLPQAGVQAQTLNATSNQVRGAYVSNGGLLLPISGVRTDGFNNQATWTSGVSMVVDWEAITFGRRQARRSQARLAIEQANADYEGELFTHQVRVCDAYLLALNAKKSVDIQTANLQRAQELQRIIRASTEGGLRPGIDSAVANAEVARARLQVLESQQVAQQQVLRLTELIGQPNPTAQLDSMAFYNQLPQLPLAPGSNPALHPQLRVFQKTIELGRANETLLKAGALPSISVLGSLQGRGSGISEQAQPDGTFRIDPSLGAGLPLRSYNYILGVTAIWRPTDLWRTKYALSAQKERVNASQQAYDQQALGIQAASQNAILQLQLAQARAQQAPLQLDAAQQAYIQSQARYESGLDNIQALTQTSALLNRAEVDQALVTNSVWRALLLRAATVGDLDSFLQQLPR
- a CDS encoding efflux RND transporter periplasmic adaptor subunit; amino-acid sequence: MHLYSVLRLGLHVALITGMGFLLSQCGNSSAEKSRMDEAPVEEEIRYEAIRVAASRPASELNLPGELESYYETDLYPRVSSYVKALHVDIGDQVRKGQVLAELEAPELTANLTEAYSKVKAAEAVYGASKGIFLRVLRTSRTLGAISPVDLETARTKAISDSLGVVAANAHYSSVQQLVSYLKITAPFTGVITDRRLSPGAFVGPGGQNGVPMLKIKQLDRLRLRIAVPEAYLGDIRRGNPVQFSVRSFPNQTFTGRINRIANSVRPETRSELVEIDFQNKGGKLKPGMFASVRLPVSSSREGSLYVPKSAVISTLDQTFVQKVVAGKAVRVSVQKGDDSAGQMQIFGDLKAGDVILKTASEDLADRAPVKTQLVSR
- a CDS encoding ThuA domain-containing protein, with the protein product MKPLVASLLLMLLSAYALLAQSPQKGKHSIIRTLIVDGQNTHEQWPKITFMMKRYLEETGKFSVDVQRSYYTWNGQELMDDYKIPSVRATKALPIARADSSFHPDFSSYDLVVCNFGWHAAPWSDQTQRDFDHFIKKGGGLVVIHAADNSFPHWPAYNKMIGLGGWGDRTEKDGPYVYYNHEGKLVRDAQAGLAGSHGAQQEILLTVRQTNHPITKGMPLTWMHTKDELYDRLRGPAEHMRVLATAYSSKDNKGTDRHEPMLMTINYGKGRIFHTPLGHMDYSVECVGFITCLLRGAQWAATGKVDIPIPPDFPTPTATSKRRFVK
- a CDS encoding efflux RND transporter permease subunit; its protein translation is MIKAALTKPITVIVALAGVVLFAVLALLQVPVDIFPRLNLPTIYIAQPYGGMTPAQMEGFIATRYQNQLLYVSGIKAVEVKNIQGLCLVKCTFYEDVNMAQVSGEVANQVSRVMNYLPPGTVPPTVVRFDASSLPVGQLVFSSRRASLGEMQDLASTRIRPLFSQIPGASAPPPFGGNERTVVVKVDPERMRSYELTPDEIVQSVVKNNQISPAGSVQMGDYTVMTPSNTVLDKVGEFMNIPLRKGVGPTVFLRDVATIEDATDIPVGYALVNGKRSVYIPVTKSADASTMSVVSALKAKLTEMKALLPDDVQLTYEFDQSVYVTQAVHSLAVEGGLGAILTGLMVLLFLGDWRSSLIVILTIPVSILSAILLLNLTGQTINIMTLSGLALAIGILVDQATVVIENIHQHLEMGKPKARAILDACQEMSFPLLLITLCILAVFAPAFLMTGVPRGMFLPLSLSVGFSIIVSYVLSQVFVPVVANWWLKNHQHASLHELSILPDLNHQPETQQEIYEEKHPEKITGFERFKLGYLRLLDRLMGHRTLVISVYVLVCALMIGVGFTQIGQDMMPRQTHAHQFQLRIVGPQGLRIERTEELTKRVIKQIDAIVGAKNVSISSAFVGMTPSSYGTSALYVFNSGPHEAVLQINLSEEYPVESMDALKEQIRQRVRQQMPNVQLSFEPIDLTDKIMSQGAQTPIEVLVGGKDLTEGQHYANKLLARLHEIPYLRDLRINQPLSYPTVKIQVDRERAAQLGLSTDEISKSLVAATSSSRFTAKNLWLDQSKGFAYQVQIQLEQDQMKSVADIQAIPLVKGQMRPTLGDVATITPTTVPGQYDRIGPRRIITVSANINNQDLGTATRDVQAAIAAAGDPPKGSVVELRGLAQLLQETLSSLQFGLGLAIVVIFLLLAANYQSFKVASVVLVSIPAVLAGSLTLLLVTGQTLNLQSYMGIIMSVGVSVANALLLVTNAESLRLRYRDARAAARVAGAARLRPILMTALAMIAGMIPMASGLGESGEQTAPLGRAVIGGLFFSTIAALLILPVVFAAIQRKTAFDSPSLDPDDPTSTVYDGNSRVPAESTETTLTY
- a CDS encoding sensor histidine kinase, whose product is MQIKHKLILWFSTLVASILLIFSVYVYSTYANFRQRSIEDRLARKARVTEQLLTLKGAVAGSVITSMPEQVEFVYSPADSLMYASQPANDFVASAAFRQRVRRERLIRFSYKSPGHTYPKDGVALTYAGVSPAPDGRQYVAIATAYDQDGYQRQKDLRDLFIGGNVVAIGLVILLGYVFSRQALKPLNNLIDQINTPAASPLPFRLQADNPQDEVGVLAQAFNDLLTRQERLVENQRSFIAQASHELRTPLTTIKGWLETSILYDSDADNIKRGMAKAVSELDKLTALANGLLQLARIDGVDAQLDRQPLELVDMVLDAADTLGKQRVGQALSVQLSDGILEQPMPVTVWGNAYLLKTALLNLLDNAAKYSDGQPVTLLLEMDTEERVRVRIEDRGIGLTPGEEDRVLLPLVRGSNVQAIDGFGIGLTLAHRIISLHQGRLRLRPRPGGGTLTEVILPLHRV